The following proteins come from a genomic window of Sorghum bicolor cultivar BTx623 chromosome 3, Sorghum_bicolor_NCBIv3, whole genome shotgun sequence:
- the LOC8078728 gene encoding THO complex subunit 2, translating into MSPPLQAPNYKHITEECLREWKGQSAGASRLPDPVPMARFLYELCWAIVLGDLPPQKSRVAVESVVFMEEARREEELGSVLADIIAHLGQDITISGEYRSRLVKMTKSFLESSITVPRLLQERCEEDFLWEVEQSKLKGQDLKSKEVRVNTRLLYQQTKFNLLREESEGYAKLVTLLCQVGSDLACQNSSSVTISIIKSLIGHFDLDPNRVFDIVLECFELYQDSNIFHQLIPLFPKSHAAQILGFKFQYYQRLDVNSPVPSGLFRTAALLIKSGFIDLDNVYSHLLPNDDEAFEHFDSFISRRIDEANKIGKINLAATGKDLMDDEKQEITIDMYTALEMENDIVGERAPEMEKNQKLGLLLGFLSVHDWYHAHLLFERLAHLNPVEHIEICDGLFRMIEKTMSSAYHIGCHLYYYLPPRNDADQTGTSALSLSSFDLPKEFFQMLTACGPYLHRDTQLLQKVCRVLKAYYHSSKESTRAANVVSPESRMEEALGSCLFPSLQLIPANPAVDIEIWGVLSLLPYEARYRLYGEWEKETEQNPIVLAARQTAKLDTRRLLKRLAKENLKPLGRMVAKLAHANPMTVLRTIVQQVEAYRDMITPVVDAFKYLTQLEYDILQYIVIERLAQGGRAKLKDDGLNLSDWLQCLASFWGHLCKKHNAVELKNLLQYLVNQLKKGVGIELVVLEELIQQMANVQYTENMTEEQVDAMAGSETLRQQASLFGATRNYKVLSKSTNRLRDSLLPKEGPKLAVPMLLLIAQHRSKIIINADATYIKMVSEQFDRCHGILLQYVEFLSSAVTPTAYAQLIPPLQDLVHKYHIEPEVAFLIYRPVMRLFKSSNGGDTCWPLDDNEEGESVSSDDLILHLDSSQEPIMWSDLLNTVQSILPAKAWNSLSPDLYATFWGLTLYDLHFPKDRYDTEIKKLHDNLKQLEDNSDNSSIAISRRKKDKERIQDLLDKLNSESQKHQQHIASVVQRLAREKDKWLSSSPDAMKINMEFLQRCIFPRCVFSMQDAVYCATFVQTLHSLGTPFFNTVNHIDVLVCKTLQPMICCCTEFEAGRLGRFFHDTLKMAYYWKSDESVYERECANKPGFAVYFRYPNSQRVSYSQFVRVHWKWSSRITKALNQCMESKEYMEIRNALIVLTKISSVFPVIRKSGVNLEKRVAKLKGDEREDLKVLATGVAAALAARKSSWLSEEEFGMGHIDLKPATARSVLGNQSADPSMPKDQNARAKSIENRHERSEGAMKPDVQQKKSSVAANGSDIQISSSSIQGKSSVVVRAVDEPPKPVSDEGVKVSTKPTSESETRATQKRAHNAGKVMKNDVAKEDAKAGKSTSWNVNQQVSTVDREAMPHGADAAQETNTTISNGNLHPVQRKVSSSSQRNAVLVTHNGAANPSGESIDLIDSTVRQQKRSALIEEQDRSGKRRKGENEPDLSEHHVDKEKSLDSRGGDKFRSVDHEKSANEEHNLSRADRMKEKSDDKYDRDPREKLDRAERRRGEDAIERSTDRLSERRERSIERMQERVTDKASEKGREDRNKDERNKVKYAEPSVDRTHSSDERFRGQSLPPPPPLPASFVPQSVGANRREEDGDRRGGSSRHVQRSSPRRDEKERKQSEENTSSFQDDGKHRREEDIRDRKREDRDILSNKVDDRDREKGTSLKEDSDPSNASKRRKIKRDQTSLEAGEYAPSAPQPPSHGSGSSQLSDVRERERKGLISQHRTSHADDLPRTHGKDTASKSSRRESDQMHEREWEEEKRPRTETKRKHRK; encoded by the exons atgtcgCCCCCTCTTCAGGCGCCCAACTACAAGCACATCACGGAGGAGTGCCTTCGCGAATGGAAGGGCCAGTCCGCCGGCGCCTCCCGCCTCCCTGATCCGGTGCCCATGGCGCGCTTCCTCTACGAGCTCTGCTGGGCGATC GTGCTGGGCGACTTGCCGCCGCAGAAGAGCCGGGTGGCGGTGGAGTCGGTGGTGTTCATGGAGGAGGCACGGCGGGAGGAGGAGCTCGGCTCCGTGCTAGCTGATATCATTGCTCACCTAGGACAGGAT ATTACAATCTCTGGTGAATATCGCAGCCGTCTTGTTAAAATG ACTAAGTCATTTCTGGAGTCCTCGATTACTGTGCCTAGGCTTCTGCAAGAGCGATGTGAA GAAGATTTCCTTTGGGAGGTTGAACAGAGTAAGCTGAAAGGACAGGATTTAAAATCCAAGGAG GTTAGGGTCAACACACGGCTTCTTTACCAGCAAACTAAATTCAACCTCTTACGGGAGGAAAGTGAGGGCTATGCCAAGTTG GTGACACTCCTTTGTCAAGTTGGTTCAGATCTGGCTTGCCAGAATTCTTCTTCGGTTACGATCAGCATTATAAAG TCATTGATTGGCCATTTTGATCTGGACCCAAATCGTGTATTTGATATT GTGTTGGAATGCTTTGAACTTTATCAAGATAGTAACATCTTTCATCAGCTCATACCTCTTTTTCCAAAG TCCCATGCTGCTCAAATTTTGGGGTTCAAATTCCAGTACTATCAACGATTGGATGTGAACAGCCCTGTTCCATCTGGGCTTTTCAGAACAGCAGCTTTATTGATCAAATCTGGATTCATTGACCTTGATAATGT CTATTCTCACTTGCTTCCAAATGATGATGAGGCGTTTGAGCATTTTGATTCTTTCATTTCAAGAAGAATTGATGAG GCTAATAAAATTGGCAAAATCAACCTTGCTGCTACTGGAAAGGACCTTATGGATGACGAGAAACAAGAAATCACTATCGATATGTATACAGCATTGGAGATGGAAAATGATATAGTTGGGGAGCGAGCCCCTGAGATGGAGAAGAACCAGAAACTTGGGCTTCTTCTTGGTTTTCTCTCTGTGCATGACTG GTATCATGCACATCTACTCTTTGAGCGTCTTGCGCACCTAAATCCTGTTGAGCACATTGAAATCTGTGATGGATTATTTAG AATGATTGAAAAGACAATGTCTTCAGCCTATCATATAGGTTGTCACCTGTATTATTACTTGCCTCCTAGAAATGATGCTGACCAGACAGGCACATCTGCTCTGTCTTTAAGTTCATTTGATCTGCCAAAGGAGTTTTTCCAAATGCTCACGGCTTGTGGACCATATCTTCATCGTGACACTCAATTACTTCAAAAG GTTTGCAGAGTATTAAAAGCGTACTACCACTCATCAAAAGAGTCAACCCGTGCAGCAAATGTAGTTTCACCAGAATCTCGAATGGAGGAAGCACTTGGTTCGTGCTTGTTTCCTTCGTTGCAGCTTATCCCTGCTAATCCTGCTGTTGATATAGAGATATGGGGGGTTCTTTCCCTTCTTCCATATGAG GCCCGCTATCGTCTGTATGGTGAATGGGAGAAGGAGACCGAACAAAACCCAATTGTCCTTGCTGCAAGGCAAACTGCGAAG CTGGACACCAGAAGGCTCCTAAAACGATTGGCTAAGGAAAACCTGAAGCCACTTGGCCGCATGGTGGCTAAACTTGCCCATGCGAATCCCATGACTGTGCTTCGGACAATTGTCCAACAG GTTGAAGCATACAGGGATATGATTACACCAGTTGTGGATGCATTTAAGTACTTGACTCAG CTGGAGTATGACATCTTGCAATATATTGTCATTGAACGCTTGGCACAAGGTGGTCGTGCGAAACTTAAAGATGATGGACTTAATCTCTCAGATTGGCTTCAATGTCTTGCATCCTTTTGGGGGCACCT GTGCAAGAAGCATAATGCTGTGGAACTGAAAAACCTTTTGCAGTATCTTGTTAATCAACTGAAGAAGGGTGTGGGCATTGAACTTGTTGTCCTGGAG GAGCTCATTCAGCAAATGGCGAATGTGCAGTACACCGAGAACATGACAGAGGAACAGGTTGATGCTATGGCAGGAAGTGAGACTTTGCGGCAACAAGCTTCACTGTTCGGAGCAACAAGAAACTATAAG GTGTTGAGTAAGTCCACAAATAGGCTAAGGGATTCGCTTCTTCCAAAAGAAGGGCCCAAACTTGCTGTTCCTATGTTACTGCTTATTGCTCAGCATCGGTCCAA GATCATAATAAATGCAGATGCCACATATATCAAAATGGTCAGTGAGCAGTTTGATAGATGCCATGGAATACTTCTTCAGTATGTTGAGTTTCTTTCAAGCGCCGTAACTCCAACCGCCTATGCTCAACTAATACCCCCTTTGCAAGATCTggtccataaataccacattgAGCCAGAG GTTGCTTTCCTTATATACCGCCCAGTGATGCGGCTTTTTAAGAGTAGTAATGGAGGTGACACTTGTTGGCCTCTTGATGACAACGAGGAAGGAGAATCTGTATCATCTGATGATCTTATCTTACATCTTGACTCATCTCAGGAACCAATCAT GTGGTCAGATCTTCTTAACACAGTCCAGTCAATTTTGCCAGCAAAAGCTTGGAACAGTCTTTCACCAGATTTATATGCTACTTTCTGGGGCTTAACACTCTATGATCTTCACTTCCCAAAAGACCGTTACGATACAGAAATCAAGAAGCTGCATGATAATCTCAAACAATTGGAGGACAACTCAGATAACTCTAGCATTGCAATTTCAAGACGTAAGAAGGACAAGGAGAGAATCCAAGATTTACTCGACAAACTGAACAGTGAATCTCAGAAGCACCAGCAGCACATTGCATCTGTGGTCCAAAGGTTAGCCCGTGAAAAGGATAAGTGGTTGAGCTCCAGTCCGGATGCAATGAAAATCAACATGGAGTTCCTACAGCGCTGCATATTCCCACGATGTGTTTTTAGTATGCAAGATGCAGTATATTGTGCTACATTTGTCCAAACACTACACTCCCTTGGGACTCCTTTCTTTAACACAGTCAATCATATCGATGTTCTCGTCTGTAAAACCCTACAGCCAATGATATGCTGTTGCACGGAATTTGAAGCTGGCAGGCTTGGAAGGTTTTTTCATGATACGTTGAAGATGGCCTACTATTGGAAG AGTGATGAGTCTGTTTATGAGCGTGAATGTGCAAACAAACCAGGTTTTGCAGTGTACTTCAGATACCCAAACAGCCAGCGTGTATCCTATAGTCAGTTTGTTCGG GTTCATTGGAAGTGGAGTTCAAGAATCACCAAAGCGCTTAACCAATGCATGGAATCAAAAGAATACATGGAAATCCGAAATGCCCTTATTGTGCTCACAAAGATTTCTAGTGTCTTTCCGGTGATTCGTAAAAGTGGTGTCAATCTTGAGAAACGG GTGGCTAAACTAAAAGGGGATGAGAGAGAAGATCTTAAAGTTCTAGCCACTGGTGTAGCTGCTGCTTTAGCTGCTCGCAAG AGTTCTTGGCTATCTGAAGAAGAGTTCGGCATGGGACACATTGATCTGAAGCCAGCAACAGCAAGATCTGTGCTTG GAAACCAGTCAGCAGATCCGTCGATGCCAAAAGATCAAAATGCCCGTGCAAAGTCTATAGAGAATAGGCATGAAAGGTCAGAGGGTGCTATGAAGCCTGACGTTCAGCAAAAGAAGAGCTCTGTGGCTGCAAATGGATCTGATATTCAAATATCATCTTCCTCCATACAAGGGAAATCTTCAGTGGTTGTACGTGCAGTCGATGAACCTCCAAAACCTGTGTCTGATGAGGGGGTTAAAGTTTCCACAAAACCTACTTCAGAATCTGAG ACAAGAGCAACACAAAAGCGTGCACACAATGCTGGGAAGGTAATGAAGAATGATGTTGCAAAGGAAGATGCAAAAGCTGGGAAATCTACTAGCTGGAATGTAAATCAACAAGTATCAACTGTTGATAGAGAAGCAATGCCTCATGGAGCTGATGCTGCCCAAGAAACCAATACCACTATTAGCAATGGTAACTTGCATCCAGTGCAGCGGAAGGTTTCGTCATCTTCTCAAAGAAATGCAGTGTTGGTTACACATAATGGAGCAGCTAATCCCTCTGGTGAGTCTATTGATCTGATTGACTCTACTGTGAGACAGCAAAAAAGATCTGCTCTGATTGAGGAGCAAGATAGATCAGGTAAACGGAGGAAAGGAGAAAATGAACCCGATTTGAGTGAACACCATGTAGACAAGGAAAAGAGTTTGGACTCACGTGGCGGAGATAAGTTTCGTTCAGTGGATCATGAGAAGAGTGCTAATGAGGAACATAACTTAAGTAGGGCAGACAGAATGAAAGAGAAATCTGATGATAAATATGACAGAGATCCTAGGGAAAAATTAGATCGAGCTGAAAGGCGTCGTGGGGAAGATGCCATTGAAAGATCAACAGATAGATTATCGGAGAGGAGAGAACGCTCTATTGAAAGGATGCAAGAGAGGGTTACAGATAAAGCCTCTGAAAAAGGTAGAGAGGATAGAAATAAGGATGAGAGGAATAAAGTTAAATATGCTGAACCTTCGGTGGACCGGACACATTCTTCTGATGAACGATTCCGAGGGCAAAGTTTGCCACCGCCCCCACCTCTTCCCGCAAGTTTTGTACCCCAATCAGTTGGTGCCAACCGACGTGAAGAAGATGGTGACCGAAGGGGTGGGAGCTCCAGGCATGTTCAAAGGTCATCTCCCAGGCGCGATGAGAAAGAAAGGAAGCAGTCAGAGGAGAATACTTCTTCATTTCAGGATGATGGGAAGCACAGAAGAGAGGAAGATATTCGTGATAGAAAGCGTGAGGATCGGGATATATTATCAAACAAG GTAGATGACAGGGATAGGGAAAAGGGGACTTCTTTGAAAGAAGACAGTGACCCTAGTAATGCTTCTAAACGGAGAAAGATCAAGCGAGACCAGACTTCTTTAGAAGCCGGGGAATATGCACCTTCTGCTCCACAGCCTCCCTCCCATGGATCCGGCAGCTCACAATTGTCTGACGTACGAGAAAGAGAAAGGAAAGGGTTAATTTCACAACATCGTACCTCACACGCTGATGACCTTCCTAGGACGCATGGCAAGGACACAGCAAGCAAGTCAAGTCGTCGAGAGTCTGACCA AATGCACGAGAGGGAATGGGAAGAGGAAAAGCGACCAAGAACTGAAACAAAAAGGAAGCATCGGAAATAG